CGGTCGGCGGTCCGGCGGAGGACGTGTTTGCGGCCGCCGCGGGCCGTCTCCGCCTCGGCCTCGACGTTGTACTCGGCGAACTCGGCGTCGCGCCACTCGCCGCTGGCGAGCAGCTCCGGCGTGAGCGCGCCCACCGTCTCGGCCGCCTCGACGCCGGTCATCAGCGCGTCGACGCCGTCGTCGGTGAGCGTCACCGTCCGCGTGACCGACTCCGCGAGCGCGACGAGCCCCCGCGAGTCCAGCCGGTCGATCACCGACGCCTCGACGCCGAGGTCGCCCGCGTCGAGGCCCGCCCCGCCGGCGTCGGCGAGCGCCGCGAGCGCCGCCGCCTCAGGGTCGGCGTCGGGGTCGGCGTCCGAGGCGATCGAAAGCTCGCCGCCGTCGACGCTCCCGAAGCCCTTGCGCGCGAAGTTCGCGAGCGCGATGTCGACCTCGGGCCCGTCCAGGTCGGCCTCGCCGATGACCGCCCCCATCGAGACCGGGTCGGCGTCGGCACCCGCGTCGAGGCCGGCGCGGTAGAGCCGCGTCTCGGGGAGTCCCTCGTCGACGTACGTCCGCCCCTCGTCGGTGAGTTCGAGCGTCTCGTCGGTCACCGACGCGACCTCGACGAGGCCCTCGTCGGCGAGGTCGAAGGCCGCGCCCGCGACCGTCTCCGGTTTCAGGTCCGTCTCCTCGCCGAGCTCCGCTACCGTTCGTTCGTCCGTCGCGCTCGCGGCCTCGAGGACCGCGAGCTGTCGTTCCGTGAGTCGCATTCGAGTTGTCTCTACACGCGTGCGGCTGGTTGGTAACGGTTCCGGGACCGCCCCGTCACGGCGAAATCAGTTATGATAGCTTGAACGTCCGTTTTATGTACCAGTTCGGCGAGGACGCAGACATGAGCAGCGTAACGCCCGAACCGACCGACTCCGGTTCGCCGCCCGAGACGGCCCGCGTCCGCCACGGCGGCAGCGGTCCCAGCCCCAGCCTCGCCGTCGTCGAGGCGATCGCCGACCTCGCCGGCGTCGACCCGACCGACCTGTCCGACGAGGGCGTGGTGTTGTACGAACACGTCGACCCCGACGCGCTGAACGCGATCGTCTCCGGTCGACCCGACGCGGACGTGGACGTCTCGCTCACGTTCGCGGGCTACGACGTCCGCGTCGGTCCCGACTCCGCCGTCGCCCGTCGCTCGCGGGAGTAGTCCCTTTTCACCCGCGACCCGGCGAGGCGGTTCGGTCCACGGCCGACCGAACCAGTCCCGTCCCGCTACGCCTCGTCGCCCGCGCGTTCGCGGAGCCGCGCGATCCGGTCGCCGAGCGGCGGCTGGACCTCGAACCACGTCGACCAGTCGCCGGTCTCCGGCTCGACCCCGCGGCGCTCCGCGACGCGTTCGAAGGCGGCCGCGACCCGGTCCGCGCCGACCGCGTCCGCCGCGCGGGCGTCCGCCGCGTACTGGACCCGGCGGCCGGCCCAGAAGGAGACGAGCCCCACCGCGACGAGGGCGGCGAACCCGGACTC
This genomic stretch from Halorubrum hochsteinianum harbors:
- a CDS encoding HalOD1 output domain-containing protein; translation: MSSVTPEPTDSGSPPETARVRHGGSGPSPSLAVVEAIADLAGVDPTDLSDEGVVLYEHVDPDALNAIVSGRPDADVDVSLTFAGYDVRVGPDSAVARRSRE